A stretch of DNA from Jiangella alba:
CCTCGACCTCGAGGGGACGTCCGCCCTGGCGGAGAAGCTCGTCGCCGACGGCGCCGACGGCCTCGTCGTCGCCGGCACCACGGGCGAGAGCCCCACCACCTCCGACGCCGAGAAGGACCTCGTCCTGCGCGCCGTCGTCGAGGCCGTCGGCTCCCGCGCCCGCGTCGTCGCCGGCGTCGGCACCTACGACACCCGGCACACCAGCGAGCTGGCCCAGGCCGCGCAGAAGGCCGGCGCCCAGGGCCTGCTGGTCGTCTCGCCGTACTACAGCCGCCCGCCGCAGGAGGCGCTGTACCAGCACTTCGTCGCCGTCGCGTCGGCCACCGACCTGCCGGTCATGCTCTACGACATCCCGGTCCGCACCGGCGTGCCCATCGCCACCGAGACGCTGGTCCGGCTGGCCGAGCACGACCGCATCGTCGCCGTCAAGGACGCCAAGGGCGACGTCTTCGCGTCGTCCGAGGTCATGGCCCGCACCGGGCTGGCCTACTACTCCGGCGACGACGCCCTCAACCTCGCCCTGCTCACGCACGGCGCCGTCGGCATGGTCAGCGTCGTCGGCCACGTCGCGGCGGCCGAGTACGCCCACATGGTGCGCGCGCTCGACTCCGGCGACCTCGTGCGCGCGCTGCAACTGCACCGCCGGCTCATCCCGGCCGTGCGCGGCATCATGGGCTCCGGCCAGGGGGCCACCATGGCCAAGGCCGCCGTCGAGCTGCGTGGCGTCATCCGCAACCGCACGGTGCGCTCGCCCCTCATCCCCGCCACCGACGAGCAGGTCGCGCAACTGCGCGCCGACCTCGCCGAGGCGGGGCTCGCATGAGCCATCCGCACCCGGAACTCCCCTCGCCGCCGTCCCTCGACCCCGCCGCGCTGCGCGTCGTCCCGCTCGGCGGGCTCGGCGAGGTCGGCCGCAACATGACCGTGTTCGAGTACGGCGGCCGGCTGCTGATCGTCGACTGCGGCGTGCTGTTCCCCGAGGACAACCAGCCCGGCGTCGACCTCATCCTCCCCGACTTCGAGTACATCCGGGACCGCCTCGACGACGTCGAGGCGATCCTGCTGACGCACGGGCACGAGGACCACATCGGCGCCGTCCCGTTCCTGCTGCGCGAGAAGCAGGACATCCCCGTCGTCGGCTCCCGGCTGACCCTCGCGCTGATCGAGGCGAAGCTCCGGGAGCACCGCATCGACGCCTACCAGCTGCAGGTCAAGGAGGGGCAGTCGGAGCGGTTCGGCCCGTTCGAGGTCGAGTTCCTGGCCGTCAACCACTCCATCCCCGACGCGCTGGCGCTGTCCATCCGCACCCCGGCCGGCGTCGTGCTGCACA
This window harbors:
- the dapA gene encoding 4-hydroxy-tetrahydrodipicolinate synthase, which produces MPDELFTLAAATSGAPGAAPFGRVSVAMVTPFLDDGGLDLEGTSALAEKLVADGADGLVVAGTTGESPTTSDAEKDLVLRAVVEAVGSRARVVAGVGTYDTRHTSELAQAAQKAGAQGLLVVSPYYSRPPQEALYQHFVAVASATDLPVMLYDIPVRTGVPIATETLVRLAEHDRIVAVKDAKGDVFASSEVMARTGLAYYSGDDALNLALLTHGAVGMVSVVGHVAAAEYAHMVRALDSGDLVRALQLHRRLIPAVRGIMGSGQGATMAKAAVELRGVIRNRTVRSPLIPATDEQVAQLRADLAEAGLA